In the Oncorhynchus keta strain PuntledgeMale-10-30-2019 chromosome 29, Oket_V2, whole genome shotgun sequence genome, one interval contains:
- the LOC118362407 gene encoding uncharacterized protein KIAA1522 homolog — MSGRESVGDLIPQDVAEVFAHERQTKGGRRKKRGGSLGRAFSWFKGKKKKEVNANGQIQDFHSVGPKTGKISPQGHSHAVPKQEDEGTHVPSHVQENVFIEGSRPKYLEDLHTEAQEGLKLQQQEETNNGVDYQDDQSIASTVTRQPDETESDSYRERRGSLSDSTILDTMSQVSTRSAVSTRSSRSGLTRQASTFRPLKSDKKPEKTKARRRHRRTTVMGIPQHIQRELGLDRASWAARRVIDEDGLHNCESLDIHTIDGLHLADSQEGVRIYLQSVEGLQPVSEDQVQKFPSRAGHTDDLALLQRMGPQLCGLKRPNSLAVPWMTTVSGLPHHPPSPVMSMSPQATYMSKIIPNAVLPPSIDVVEISHNRSRSSVRTVSKSRLLLASPASSRASSRASAMSSASRYNPPHFSDSSGWSHSESSETLVSDSSTVSSNSTTRQGGDGEGSSREMALDRESIHSSVSKASRTSTIKGKGKARGDDGKQEGPFIRSLSVMKSKRAPAPPSRSYSLHKDKMKRRSRDLTDIRVAAPAQSSPVRGGEAKAVSAGETGSSPMPSSNKSSPGYTADTSSLDESSDSVTTNSFNTRQQAVRGEERNEQPGSTGFSPQKQTPQENILKKTVSPSSCYPSTGGMPTLPSKQTHNSSPGNKRGILAKLASIFPKAPSSSPVIQPQASDSSKTPRPSPPVDTVTSSPSVMALRELFNIPPPPKVCAPSPPPPEVWAHNKRTFELLLGPPAPNNTDMVVRKNPKDRRQQRQSPSTSREASESAPEQEAGGVLDRVTEPLSKEQTSNPAALTSVSGNGQESPKVQEKDGLSPVVMEVGDKGPTQIEPSEGMKSNSEVAQKVEQERVQGSQLVVEPEKVKVSQMIGKLEKVQASRLVNEKSVNASVAPGRGLRKVNTEIQTPATEKRTESQLKMDTLSMLSPALARVSPSPSPPPAHYPPLPSSKQIPPVTILGVPSDSSPAPELPLVYPTGESFWPPPPPPMDLATLGDELDLPLPPPPSGCEEGVIMTEPVPPVSEGTVGAPNPARPAPQEVSSVPQGIPQPSPGITECQNQEKMSLSKSSPTPPEEAPTPVVTPSLLQMVKLRSVNNGDQGLKKDQSQGQNHTEVTLRAKQPSNGEAPQKPIRRSLIMTAPPPTVTSPPTTVVSQLPTATVPEAALTSATVPEAALTSATVPEQAALTSATVPEAALTSATVPEAALTSVPTTTTTTAKFQPSIVNLPSKSSTVTSPTSKSPSASVTMRMQEAIRLRTEARSKEGPPSHLSLHSPTSPTSLKFPSSTASFIFAKSTKKVVIETLSNPEAQANLTKKLVAELSSMSNPSKSIETQKEVAVKVPPPVARKPRLKVTDAEPSVETEYVQTAGQEAQPADNTEGAPEAPNGTAVSVEVSPPSSST, encoded by the exons CAGTCCCAAAGCAGGAGGATGAGGGGACTCACGTCCCTTCACACGTCCAGGAGAATGTGTTCATCGAGGGCAGCCGGCCCAAGTACCTGGAGGACCTGCACACTGAGGCCCAGGAGGGACTCAAACTTCAGCAGCAAGAAG AAACAAATAATGGGGTGGATTACCAGGATGACCAAAGCATCGCT TCAACAGTGACCCGGCAGCCTGACGAGACTGAGAGTGACagttacagagagaggagaggctctTTGTCAGACAGCACTATACTAGACACCATGTCCCAGGTCTCAACGCGCTCCGCTGTCTCCACACGGTCCTCACGGTCAGGACTGACCCGCCAAG CATCAACCTTCAGGCCCCTGAAGTCAGATAAGAAGCCAGAGAAGACCAAGGCCAGGAGGAGACACAGGAGAACCACAGTTATGGGGATACCACAACACATCCAGAGGGAACTGG GGCTGGATAGAGCATCATGGGCAGCTCGTCGGGTTATAGACGAGGACGGGCTCCATAACTGTGAGAGCCTGGACATCCACACCATTGATGGGCTTCACCTAGCTGATTCCCAGGAGGGTGTGAGGATATATCTCCAGTCTGTAGAAGGCCTGCAGCCCGTTAGTGAGGACCAGGTTCAGAAGTTCCCCTCCCGGGCCGGTCACACAGATGACCTGGCTCTCCTTCAGCGCATGGGCCCCCAGCTGTGCGGCCTGAAGAGGCCCAATTCCCTGGCCGTCCCCTGGATGACCACGGTGTCCGGCCTGCCGCACCATCCCCCCAGCCCTGTCATGTCCATGTCCCCCCAGGCCACCTACATGTCTAAGATCATCCCCAATGCCGTGCTGCCACCCTCCATCGACGTGGTGGAGATTAGCCATAACCGCAGCCGGAGCAGTGTCCGTACCGTCAGTAAGAGCAGACTGCTGCTGGCCAGCCCTGCCTCCTCCAGAGCCTCCTCCCGCGCCTCCGCCATGTCCTCTGCCTCCCGATACAACCCACCACACTTCTCTGACAGCTCTGGATGGAGCCACTCAGAGTCCTCTGAGACCCTGgtgtctgactcctccactgtctcctccAACAGCACCACCAGACAGGGGGGGGATGGGGAGGGCTCATCCAGGGAGATGGCCCTGGACAGAGAGAGTATCCACTCCTCTGTCAGTAAGGCCTCCAGGACCTCAACCATCAAAGGGAAGGGGAAAGCCAGAGGGGATGATGGCAAACAGGAGGGGCCCTTCATCCGAAGCCTATCTGTGATGAAGTCCAAGAGGGCACCGGCCCCACCCAGCCGCTCCTACTCCTTACACAAGGACAAGATGAAGCGGCGCTCACGAGACCTGACTGACATCAGGGTGGCTGCCCCTGCCCAAAGCAGCCCAGTCCGTGGTGGGGAGGCTAAGGCTGTCAGTGCTGGGGAGACCGGCTCTTCTCCCATGCCCTCCAGCAACAAAAGTAGCCCTGGATACACAGCAGACACCAGCTCTCTGGATGAGTCCTCGGACTCTGTGACCACCAACTCCTTTAACACCCGACAGCAAGcagtcaggggagaggagaggaatgagcaGCCAGGCTCCACAGGCTTCTCTCCCCAGAAACAGACCCCCCAGGAAAACATCCTGAAGAAGACTGTTTCCCCCTCCAGCTGCTATCCCAGCACGGGTGGCATGCCCACCCTCCCCTCCAAACAGACCCATAACTCATCCCCAGGAAACAAGAGGGGCATCCTGGCCAAACTAGCAAGCATTTTCCCCAAGGCACCatcctcatcacctgttattcAGCCACAGGCCTCTGACAGCAGCAAGACGCCTCGTCCATCCCCTCCAGTCGACACTGTAACTTCCTCACCTTCAGTCATGGCACTCAGAGAGCTGTTCAACATCCCTCCCCCACCCAAAGTGTgtgccccctcccctcctcccccggaGGTATGGGCACACAACAAGCGCACTTTTGAACTGCTGCTAGGTCCCCCGGCCCCCAACAACACGGATATGGTGGTGCGAAAGAACCCAAAGGATCGACGACAGCAGAGGCAGTCTCCTTCCACATCAAGAGAGGCTTCTGAGTCTGCACCAGAGCAGGAGGCAGGAGGTGTGCTAGATAGGGTCACTGAGCCTCTGTCTAAAGAGCAGACCAGTAATCCAGCAGCACTAACATCTGTGTCAGGAAACGGTCAGGAGAGTCCAAAGGTCCAGGAAAAAGATGGGTTGAGTCCAGTGGTTATGGAAGTGGGAGATAAAGGACCGACTCAAATAGAGCCTTCTGAAGGTATGAAAAGTAATAGTGAAGTGGCACAGAAAGTTGAACAAGAGAGGGTACAAGGAAGTCAGTTGGTGGTTGAACCAGAGAAGGTCAAGGTAAGTCAGATGATAGGTAAACTAGAGAAGGTCCAGGCAAGTCGGTTGGTAAATGAAAAGTCAGTGAACGCCTCAGTAGCTCCAGGAAGGGGCCTACGAAAagtaaatacagaaatacagactcCTGCTACAGAGAAAAGGACTGAATCTCAACTTAAAATGGACACGTTGTCCATGCTTAGCCCTGCTCTAGCACGCGTCTCgccatctccttctcctcccccagcACACtatcctccccttccctcttccaaACAGATCCCGCCAGTGACCATACTTGGGGTCCCCTCAGATTCTTCACCCGCTCCAGAGCTCCCACTAGTCTACCCCACTGGGGAATCCTTCTggcctcctcccccacctcccatGGACTTGGCCACCCTTGGCGATGAGCTTGACCTCCCCCTTCCCCCACCACCCAGTGGTTGTGAGGAGGGGGTTATTATGACAGAACCTGTGCCCCCTGTTTCAGAGGGGACAGTGGGTGCTCCAAACCCTGCCCGACCTGCACCTCAGGAAGTTTCATCTGTACCCCAGGGAATACCGCAGCCCAGTCCAGGGATCACAGAGTGCCAGAACCAAGAGAAGATGTCCCTCAGCAAGAGCTCTCCCACTCCCCCAGAGGAGGCCCCTACTCCTGTGGTCACCCCCTCCCTTCTGCAGATGGTCAAGCTGAGGTCTGTCAATAATGGTGACCAGGGTCTGAAAAAGGACCAGAGTCAGGGACAGAACCATACAGAGGTCACTTTGAGGGCCAAACAACCCAGTAACGGGGAGGCTCCACAGAAGCCTATTCGAAGGTCTCTGATCATGACAGCTCCCCCTCCCACTGTCACATCCCCACCTACTACTGTTGTCTCACAACTTCCCACAGCCACTGTCCCAGAGGCAGCCCTAACCTCAGCCACTGTCCCGGAGGCAGCCCTAACCTCAGCCACTGTCCCAGAGCAGGCAGCCCTAACCTCAGCCACTGTCCCAGAGGCAGCCCTAACCTCAGCCACTGTCCCAGAGGCAGCCCTAACCTCAGtcccaaccacaaccacaaccacagccAAGTTCCAGCCCAGCATAGTTAATTTACCCTCAAAGTCCTCTACTGTCACCTCTCCTACAAGTAAGTCTCCTTCTGCCTCAGTCACCATGAGAATGCAGGAGGCCATTCGCTTGAGGACAGAGGCCAGAAGTAAAGAGGGGCCTCCCTCTCATCTCAGCCTGCACTCCCCAACTTCCCCAACAAGTCTCAAGTTCCCCTCATCTACCGCCAGTTTCATCTTCGCCAAGAGCACAAAGAAGGTTGTCATAGAAACCCTCTCAAACCCTGAGGCCCAGGCCAATCTCACAAAGAAGCTGGTGGCAGAGCTTTCATCTATGTCCAATCCATCCAAGTCCATAGAAACACAGAAGGAGGTGGCAGTCAAGGTTCCGCCACCTGTGGCAAGGAAACCCAGGCTTAAGGTCACAGATGCAGAGCCCAGTGTGGAGACTGAGTATGTGCAAACTGCGGGACAGGAAGCACAGCCAGCAGACAACACTGAGG GTGCTCCAGAGGCTCCAAACGGGACAGCAGTTAGTGTTGAagtgtcaccaccatcatcatccacATGA